Proteins encoded in a region of the Rutidosis leptorrhynchoides isolate AG116_Rl617_1_P2 chromosome 9, CSIRO_AGI_Rlap_v1, whole genome shotgun sequence genome:
- the LOC139867550 gene encoding F-box/FBD/LRR-repeat protein At1g13570-like yields MEPAPGKHNESKSACEDIISRMPEDVISHILDRLPIQYAVMTSILSRNWRFKWTLLSHVVFDSNFTKNLLELKGENWCDEVNISRILLHLKGSITKFKLYIPRGTVLDVTEIDHWVMLLSRKGIKEFILINRRIEPITLSSNFFSCVNLEHLNLSNCSLNPTPSFCGFPYLLYVSFYDVAFVNGSFGEFISQCPLFEFLDVHSFDYDSIQKLKSVEIAKLKNLKCFFFPLCMLDTTELTSSLVFHVLGHLSKLQTLYLDICNCKFIRDSGTENWVRTSLSRLKTLGINPIDFGSDTMLSFVIDMIWGSPELETLEIIGAYIDSVSQPALCASVFNRISTAQLQLRFMKFYYFRGSENAIYLIKNLLACSPLLKEIVIHPNDCTIFSSHEKLMDAKKLLKLQLGSSAAEVNIIWTKFDY; encoded by the exons ATGGAACCAGCTCCCGGGAAACATAATGAATCCAAATCAGCATGTGAAGATATTATTAGCCGAATGCCGGAGGATGTGATAAGTCATATTCTGGATCGTTTGCCAATTCAATATGCGGTCATGACTTCTATTTTGTCAAGAAATTGGAGGTTCAAGTGGACTTTGCTCAGCCATGTCGTATTTGACAGTAACTTTACTAAGAATTTGCTAGAACTAAAAGGTGAAAATTGGTGTGACGAAGTGAATATAAGTAGAATTCTTCTTCACCTTAAAGGTTCCATTACAAAGTTTAAACTCTATATACCACGTGGCACGGTTTTGGATGTTACAGAGATTGATCATTGGGTGATGTTACTGTCCAGAAAGGGAATCAAAGAGTTTATCCTCATTAATAGGCGGATAGAACCTATTACATTGTCTTCCAATTTTTTCTCTTGTGTGAATTTGGAACACTTGAATCTTTCGAACTGTTCTCTTAACCCCACACCCAGTTTTTGTGGTTTCCCGTATCTTTTGTACGTGAGCTTTTATGACGTAGCATTTGTCAATGGAAGTTTTGGAGAATTTATCTCTCAATGTCCATTATTTGAGTTTTTGGATGTTCACTCGTTTGATTATGATTctattcaaaaattaaaatcggttGAGATAGCCAAACTTAAAAATCTCAAATGTTTTTTCTTCCCATTGTGTATGCTTGACACTACAGAGCTCACAAGTTCATTAGTCTTTCACGTTTTGGGCCATCTCTCAAAACTTCAAACGCTTTATTTGGATATTTGTAACTGCAAG TTCATACGAGATTCAGGTACCGAAAACTGGGTTCGCACCTCTCTTAGCCGCCTCAAGACTCTAGGAATAAACCCTATAGATTTTGGCAGTGATACTATGTTATCATTTGTCATTGATATGATTTGGGGTTCACCAGAACTGGAGACACTTGAGATCATA GGTGCATACATTGACTCCGTCTCGCAACCTGCACTTTGTGCTTCAGTGTTTAATCGCATCTCAACGGCGCAATTGCAGCTACGGTTTATGAAATTCTACTATTTTAGAGGTTCAGAGAATGCGATATATTTGATAAAGAATTTACTTGCGTGTTCACCCTTGCTAAAGGAGATTGTTATACATCCCAATGATTGCACGATTTTTAGTAGTCATGAAAAGTTAATGGATGCTAAAAAGCTGTTAAAACTCCAGCTAGGCTCCTCCGCGGCCGAGGTGAATATCATTTGGACCAAATTTGATTACTGA
- the LOC139867279 gene encoding mitochondrial arginine transporter BAC2-like, with translation MDFWPEFLASSWGKEFAAGGFGGIAGIMAGYPLDSVRVRQQSSQSGSAFSILKSVATKEGPLALYRGMGAPLASVTFQNAMVFQIYAILSRAFDSSCCSNEPPSYKGVALGGVGAGAIQSLMLSPIELIKIRLQLQTQHTEKGPLNVAKNILKIEGWRGLYRGLTITALRDAPSHGFYFWTYEFVREKLHPGCRKSGQESFNTMLVAGGLAGVASWVCCYPLDVVKTRLQAQTPNSTIKYNGIVDCLCKSVKNDGYGVLFRGLGTAVSRAFVVNGAIFTAYETALRVFFNNNGNHEKIQTDSAI, from the exons ATGGATTTCTGGCCAGAGTTTCTTGCAAGCAGTTGGGGTAAAGAATTTGCGGCCGGAGGATTTGGTGGCATAGCCGGAATCATGGCCGGATATCCACTTGATAGTGTTCGAGTCCGGCAACAAAGCTCACAAAGCGGTTCGGCTTTTAGTATACTAAAGAGTGTTGCTACTAAAGAAGGACCACTTGCTCTTTATAGAGGCATGGGTGCACCTCTTGCTTCTGTTACTTTCCAG AATGCGATGGTTTTTCAAATATACGCAATCTTGTCAAGAGCATTCGATTCATCTTGTTGTTCAAACGAACCACCGTCTTACAAAGGTGTTGCTTTAGGAGGTGTAGGAGCCGGTGCTATACAAAGCTTAATGCTTTCCCCTATTGAACTAATCAAGATTCGACTACAATTACAGACACAACATACAGAAAAAGGTCCCTTAAATGTAGCCAAAAACATACTAAAAATAGAAGGTTGGCGAGGACTCTATAGAGGCTTAACTATCACTGCTTTAAGAGACGCACCTTCACACGGTTTCTATTTTTGGACGTACGAATTCGTGAGAGAAAAACTTCATCCGGGGTGTAGAAAAAGTGGTCAAGAAAGCTTTAACACAATGCTTGTTGCGGGTGGTCTTGCAGGTGTCGCGAGTTGGGTTTGTTGTTACCCTTTAGACGTTGTTAAAACAAGACTTCAAGCGCAAACACCTAATTCTACAATAAAGTATAATGGGATTGTTGATTGTTTATGTAAAAGTGTGAAAAATGATGGATATGGTGTGTTGTTTAGAGGACTGGGGACCGCGGTTTCTAGAGCTTTTGTGGTTAATGGAGCGATTTTTACAGCGTATGAAACTGCGTTACGTGTGTTTTTCAACAATAATGGTAACCATGAAAAGATTCAAACAGACAGTGCGATATAA